DNA sequence from the Candidatus Saccharibacteria bacterium oral taxon 488 genome:
CTGCTAGGCCGGTAATTGCCCCGGCGCTGAGGCCACTTTTGCCAGAGTTTGTGCCGTTTGGACGCGGTGCGGGCGGCTGATCATAGACCGCTTCTGGCGTGGTGAGTTGTGCTTGCTTGGTTTGTAAAATTGCCATAATTTCTCCTTTCGTTACGTTACTCTCTCGATAATTCATACAATGTTACATCGCTACCTCCATAATTGACGACCGTGCCAGTTTGCTTGACCCACGTCGTGATTTCATTGTTGCCACCGCCTGGCCCACCGCCACCGCGACTATGCGAGCTGCTGGCGTAATATCTAACTTTGCCGACCTTCACTAATTGCTTAAATTGCTCCAGCGTCAGTGGCGTATCGCTACCGTTAAATCCACCGACCGCCATCACTGGATGGCCGCTGGTCAGCTGAATCGCCGCTGATTCATTGGCACTCGCCACCGCCACCAACCAGGTTGCGCCATGTTGATGCTCTACGAGATACTGCACCAACTGGCTATTGGCCTGCGACGATTCATTATTACTACCCCGCATCGCCGTGGAACTCGGCCCAGCCGTCGGAATGCTACCGGTGTGCGCGACGTTGACTGTCGCCAATGTATAAACCGTCGGGGCAAGTGTACAGGCGGATATGGCGGTGATAATCGCCAAGTTTTGTAGCCACCGCCGCGGCACATAGAGATTAACCAGCAGTCCAATCATCCCCGCAAGACCCAGCAACCCAACCGTCCATATCAGCCACGTCATCGTGCCAGCGTAACCGAGGATAATCACCGCTATCACTGCCGTCACACCAACCAGCACCGGCAGTAGCCACGCATACGGTTTACGTCTGGTATACGCGCCCCACAGAAACGGCAGGCTGATACCGACGAGTGCCGCCACCGCTGGCGCCATCACCACTACGTAGTACGGGTGAATTACGCCGCTGGTCATACTGAAAATCATGATGTGAATCAGTAGCCACAGCATCCAGAAAATTACTGCCGCCCGCCCACGATTCGTTCGGGGTGTTTTACGCAAAATCCATAACATCAGCCCGCCACCCGCCAGCGCCAAGACCAACAACCAGGCAATATTTGGCCCAAAATCATTGTTAAAGATTCTGAAAATTCCCGTTTGCCCACCGAAACCCGTACCGCCTGGACCATGTCCGCCACCAGGACCACCGCCCATACCACCTGGCATCATACCGGCGCCGTCTGCCATAGTCTGCGTGGTATTACCAGCAGTTTGAAGTGCCGCAGCGCCATCCGCACCACCACGTGGTGGCGTACCACCGCCCCCACCACGCCCACCGAGTAGTCGACCAAGGCCGTTATAGCCAAAAATCAAACTCCAAATATTGTTATCATTAGTGCTACCCACCCACGGCCGGCTACCAGCTGGCGTCAGCCAGACCAGCACACTCCACCATAGCGTCGACATCGTGGTGATGACGCCGGCAAACATCACGTGCAGAAACCGCGTGACGATCGGCGGCTTGGCAAACACCAGATAGACTAGCACCATCGCCGGTAGCACCATCAGCCCTTGCAGCATCTTGGCATTAAACGCCAGCCCCGTGAATAGCCCCGCCAAACCCAGCCACAGCAGTGGCCGTTTACCTTCCAGCGAGCGTAAAAACGCGTAGCCGCTGGCGGTCAACATCAATGTCAAAATCGCATCGGGGTTGTTGAAGCCAAACATCAGTGCCGCCACCGGTGTTAGCATTAGTGTCGCTCCAGCAATCACAGCACTAGTAAAACCGAACTGCCGTTTCACCGCACCGTACACCAACCACACCGAACCAACTCCCGCCAACACGCTTGGTAGTAACATTGAGAAACTCGAAAAGCCAAACAACCGAGTGCTCAGTCCCATCACCATCGTCGCTAGTGGTGGCTTATCAATCGACACGTAATTAGCCGCGTCCAGACTACCAAACAACCACGCTGTCCAATCCTGGCTGGCCGCCTGTACCGCCGCCGCATAGTAACTATTGGCCATACCATTATGGAGCGCGCCAAACAAATACAACCCACCAGTCAGTACCAACAGCACTGGTAGCGTCCACTTATCAAACCACGACCGTTTGTCTAGTTCTTTATTGACACGGTACAGCCCTTTCAGATCATCGACGGCCGTTTTCACAATTTTCACGCGGCTATCCGTATCCTCAATCCAGGTTACCGGCTGTTCGTGAATCGGCACGCCCGCCCGCTCGGTTTTGATCAACAGCTCAGTATCAAAGAACCACTCGTTGTCTTTGATTTTCGGTAAAAACTTTGCGGCGACATCCCGGCGAATTGCCTTGAAACCACACTGCGCGTCGCTAAACTTGGTACGCGACGTCCATTTGATGATTTTATTATAGCAACGCGAGATGAACTCCCGCTTCACGCCACGACTAGTTCTAGAATCTTTCATCAACCGCGAGCCAATCGCCACGCCAGCCTCGCCCGCCACCAACGGCTGAATCATTGGCAGAAAATCGTCCAGGCTTGTCGACAGGTCAACATCCATATAGGTCAAGATGTCCGCTGGACTATTCTGCCAGACCTGTTTGAGCGCCCGCCCGCGACCGCGCTCCGCCAAGCTAACGACCTGCACCGATTGGTGCTTTTCCGCTAAGTTCTTGGCAATTTCCAGCGTCTTGTCCTGACTGCCATTGTCAGCGATGGTGATTTGGTAGCGATACGGCAAGCGTTTCGCCATATACTCATCAAGCGTCGTGATACTTTGCTGGAGGATTTTTTCCTCATTAAGCACCGGCACGACAACATCAATGAATGGACGGGCAATCGCCCGAAACGCCGGCTGGCTCTCAGTAGCGGCGAGGTGTCGCGACCGAGCCAGCGGTTGGGGTATGGTTGCTGCTTTCATAGTCATGCCAGCAACTATAGATGAGGGGTCTGTAATTTTGCTTTAAACAAACTTTATACTTAATAACACGTTAACGGTTCTCAAAAATACCAACCCTTATAAGATAAGGGTATAGAAAGTGATCATACCCTATCTTTTCCCGGTAAGGATACTATCACGGGCATATTGCCATCCATGGAAGGCCCGTATTGGCCAGGTTTAACATAAAGGAGCACTAAAAGCTGTGTGATTATACTAATATAAGTATTTTCAATCATTACAAGACTGAACTCATCACTATGCTGACCTATCGCATCATAACTGTCATATGGATTGGAACGAAGTAGTTTATGAGCTACATTCCAATGATGACGCATGTACACAATATCAAGCACTTTCACAAAAAGCCCTCTTCTTATGCGTGAATCACTTCCAGCGGCACTGAGCGCTTTAGCAACAAAACATATTTGCCGGTTTAAACACCTCTTGTCTGCTTTTGTTTTTGCTTTATATTTTTTACATAAGGATTTCTGTGGTGTTCCTCTAGGACTAAACCGTTCAGCTATTTTCTTATATTGAGGGTTATTAAGCTCAGATAGACATTCTGTGGCTTTAAAATAATTTAGATAAGCTTCTGAATCAAAACCAAGACTGTCTAATTCTTTTGCTCTCCTCCAGTAATTTAGCATTGTCTTGAGACCCTTTTTACGACTACTTCCAATGTCCTTTATTATTCGCTCTGCCAACTCTAGACTATATTTACTGTACTTCACTGAACTATTCTGATGAATTGAAGGAAAAATATCTACTCCTTCAGCATGAACATACACCCCACTATAACCCCCTCATAACCCCATTTCATATCTAATTCCATACTGAAGTAGCCCAAATTCCTGATATGTCCAACAATACGATTCATAACATTTTCTATATCCCTATCGTCACTAATTGAATGATTCTGAGGGAGAGGATATGTTTTTTGCGACTCAGCCCTTATGTAGTTATTAGAAAACGCAACATTCCACTTTTCGCCATTTAGGGAAACTGTCGTTGAAAAATTTATATTACTGGGCTGAGTAGTAATCTTTACCCATATATATGTTTCACTAGATATCGGCACGTTCATCTCCCAGTACTTAGCTCGGGATGTTGTTTTATAATGTCACACCCCCGTTTTGCTAGTTTGTATTTAGGAGTGCCTCGACTGCTATATTCATGTGTTAGCAAACCCAGCGACACCATCTCATCAAGGTTAGCTTCAAGCTCTCCAGAATCTATATCATTAAGCTCTTTGAGTAGTTCGGGGTTACTTACACTACCGAGGGGGTGTATTGTGCTTCCGCCCATATGACGAACGACTGCCAACTCCCTAAGGTCAGTCATTGACCCAAATAACCTAAGTATAAACATTTGTAGTATATCTAAGGCAATTGTTTGCTGACGATTTAAAGTCGTAATTTTATTGAAATTTTGCCTTTTTGACTGTTCGTTTTTCTTTCTCACTTCACTATTATCTAATAGACGCATTGCTAAGCTGCTCAACGTGAGATACTCATAGGCACGTACTGGATCATTTATATTACCATCCGATGTATGGCTCTTTTCATTACGAAACCGATCAATAGCCATAGTCAAGAATTTGACGGCACTCTGGAAATCATTGTCAACATTTTCTGCTGACGCGCCTTTAATATACAGCCCGCCTTTACCAAATGCTTCAGACCCGGTTTCGTATGTGGTTAGTTCGCGGAGTCTATCGCGAACAACCTTAAAACTTTTTTCGACAGCTTCTGGATAATGCTCGTCTGTATACAGTTTAGAGCATTTTTGTTTAACATTTTTATGTAGATTTCCTAAAGCTTGAGTACTTATCGGCTCCTCAGTGTTACTCACCTTTTTACTCTCTAAAAATTCTAGAATACCAATCAAGAGACTACGGCACTTCTTTAAATTTCTAAAATAAGTTTTAGCCCTTAGCCTAGCATTAATATCAGGATTACAGTTGACGACAGCTCCATGCCCATCACTAAGCATATTAAATTCCTGAACCTCACTAGATTCACCCAATACCTCTCTTAGTAAAAGCTTAGTTTGTGTGTGCCATGATTTATAATTATCATAGTTTTCAGCCCTTTCAAGGTCATCAATCTTATCAATCTGAGCTTTCAATAGCCGTATTTGTGCACTTTTTTTCATATCTACCTCTCTCTAGATTATACATCAATCAGAAGAGCGATAACTTAGCATGAGTCACACTTTAAAATAGTCGAGGCTCTTAGTTCTTTACAGCTATTTTACAGCCCCACCCACTATACTCACCCGCATGACTATTCGCAAACAACTTACCACTTTTACTGCCATCGGCGTTCTTAATACCGCCATTGACATCGCAATATACACTCTGTTGATATGGCTCACCGCACCGCTACTATTGGCCGTCATCATTTCAACCACCGCAGGAATGGTTTGTAGTTATGTTCTCAATAGGCGCTTCACCTTCAAAACCGACCGCCAGCCAATCGTCCAGTTTATTTGCATCACCCTCACCGGCCTATGGGTTCTACAGCCAGTCGTCATATGGCTGCTCGTCCAACTGTTCGGGATAACCAGCACTTTTGGTTTGATCATGGCAAAATTAGCCTCCACCAGCGTCAGCCCAGCGTGGAATTTCGCGTGGTACCGAATTGTATTTCAAGGAACAAAGAAAAAACACCTCCCTAGAAGTGCCTTTTCATGGCTCCGGGGGCGGGGTTCGAACCCGCGGCCTATTGGTTAACAGCCAACCGCTCTACCGCTGAGCTACCCCGGAATACCTGTCGTATTATAGCGAGTTTTACAGCGGTTGTAAAGTTACTGGTGGACGATTGCCAGGGCTTTTTTCAAGATTGCTGCTTCCGAGCGCGACTTTTCATCATCCGCCGCTTCCCGCCGGTTAATCTCCCTCTCTAAATTATGCCACCACGCTGCTGGCTTTTCCTGCCGCAGCACCAGCGATCGTATCTCACCATCACGCTTATCGAGCATGCCGGCTGCCACCAAATTATCGACATGCTTGGCCACCGTTGAGACTGACTTATACCCCAAAGCCCGCATAATTTCCCGCAGCGTCGGACTATAGCCATTGCCCTTGATAAATCCATCGATGAAGTCCAGCAGTATTTTTTGCTTTTTTGTTGGCTGCATGCCTTTAGTATAACCTGCCCGCACTATTTGCGCTATACTAAAGAGGTGAAGCGAATATCATCGACGATATATGTGTGGCTACTGGCCGTTGTGCTGTTTGGCGGCGCACTGTCACTACAGCCGAGCATCAGCCTGGCGATGCTCGATTTTCCGTCACTCCGCATCGGACTATATCAAGTGGTGGTGATCGGCGTCATTGGCTGCGGTCTTGGTATAATGGTGCGCCAGCGACTGCGGCCTCGCGGGCGATGGTGGTGGCTCGGCATTGGCATGCTGGCTATCACTAGTGTCGTTGGGCTGTTATTATCCTATGTCCGAGCGCGTACCGCATTATACACGGCATCGCTTTTATTGCTGCTAATAACCGCGGTATGTGCTGCCCTGATATACCGGGCGTTATCGACGAGCGATCGGCGCCGCCTCATGACAATTGGCCTGTGGAGCGGCATCGTCTTTGGTATATTGGCGGTGCTACAGCTCATCTTTGCTCACGTTGAACCAACAGCGTTCGGTACGCTCTGCTCAGGTTGTCACGCCGGCGTGTTTGGCTTTGTCAGGATCAATCTATTTGCTGCTGAGCCGCAATTTTTAGCAAGCAGCTTGCTACCGGCCCTGTTCGTCGGACTGTGCTGGCGAGAGAGGCGGCGACTGGCAGGCTGGAGCGTTTTTGGTAGCAGTGTGGCAATCAGCCTCACCTTTTCGCGCGGCGCGTTTATCGCGGTAATTGGCGCAGGCATCGTGTATGGCGTTGTCCGCTGCTGGCAGCGATGCAGAAGCGAGGCTCGTTCTATTGACACCGTGGAGCCTATTCGTCGTGACGCGTGGCGTCAACTCGGCATCATCACGGCGGGGTTCGTGGTTGGATGTACCCTACTGCTGGTATCAGCGGTGGTTCGCTATCACGACACGCCGCACATTGCCTATAATACTGCAGTGAGCATGCTTGACCAGTTGTCGCTCGGCCGCATCAAATTACCACAAAAAAATACCATCCCAACGCCGGGTGGCACACCCTCACCGCAAGCACCACCAACCAACGAGACCACGGCACCGAAATCATCACCATCACCACCCGTCACCCAGCCAAACCCGCTCGCACCATCAGCCAATTTCCAGCCATCGGGTTTCGTCGCCGCTTCGGCTAATGACCGACTCAACGCCGCTCAACTGGCGCTCCGAGCCTGGGCAGCAAGTCCACGCACCATACTCTTTGGGACTGGCCTTGGCAATCTCGGCAGCTTTATCCAACATCAGCTGCATCAACCGGTATCGACCGATCACACGGTGTACATTTTCTATGTTTTGCTGCTGAGTAATATCGGCGTTGTCGGTGTGCTGCCACTATTGGTACTGCTCGCCGTTACGCTATGGCGCAGCGGCCAATGGTTGTCAAAACCGTGGGGGCGATTTGCCTTACTGTTAACGACGGCCATCGCCATCCACTTTTGGTTTTTTGGCAGCTTGATCAACTCGGTACATTGCCTTGCATGGATTGGTATTTTCTTGTATAATCACCCCAAAGGTCATGAAGAAGAACTCTGATTTTTACTTCAAATTGGTGTTGATCGGGCTGGACGTACTGGCGCTAGTTGGTGCGTTCACGGCGGCATACATCATGCGCGTATCACTCGACACGCGGCCTTTCCATGTACAAATCGGGGCGCTGGAGTTTATCACGTCGATTGTACTGATGCTGCCGCTATGGGTTGTCTTGTTCTCGTTTTTTGGGTTATACGACCGTGAGCACTACATTCATCCGCTGCGCGAATTTTGGCGACTTGGCATGGCGGCGGTTTGCGGCATCATGATGATGATTTCCTTTAGTTTCTTTAGCAACACACCGCTCTTTCCGGCTAAGATGGTGGTGATTTATGCGCTGATCATCAGCTTTGTCATCTTGCTCATCCTGCGTAGCGCTGCCAATATCGTGCGGCTGCATCTGCTGCGCAAAAATATCGGCATCAAGCGCGTGGCGCTGGTCGGCAACGCCGAATCGACGCGGACGCTGGCCGAGTTTATTAGCGCCCATCCGTCAACCGGCTTTCACCTCAGTGCTATTGTATCCAAAGATGAGCTCATTCCGCCACGACTCAAGGGTTTGCGGCGCTCGACACTGGCATCGGCGCTGACTCGCGATAAAATTGACGCCATTATCCAGACCGACACCACCCGCAGCGAAGCGCACTATAACTTGGCCGAGCAGCACTATCTCGATTTTTATCAAGCGCCGGCCCTCGATGGCCTGATGACGGCGCGCCATACGGTCGAGATTATCAATTCCGTGCCGCTGGCATATATTCACCCAACGCCGCTAGCTACCGGCTACGGACGCGTGGTCAAACGACTGATGGATCTCATCGGTGCGACCATTGGTATTATCGTCACCTCGCCGATCATGCTATTGGTGGCAATCGCCGTTAAGCTCGGCGACCCGCGCGGCCCCGTACTGATGCATGGGCAGCAGCGGCGACGTTTGACCCAGTTTAATCGCCCGTTCAAAGTGTATAAGTTTCGCTCGCACTACGCCAAGTTTGACGGCAAGACTGACGAGGAGGTATTCACCATGATTGGCAAGCCAGAGCTGATCGACGAATATCGCCAGAACGGTGATAGGCTCAATCACGACTTTCGCGTCACGCCGGTTGGTCGTTTCATTCGCCGGTTTAGCCTCGACGAGCTGCCGCAGTTATTTAATGTTATCAAGGGCGATATTAGCCTCGTTGGGCCGCGGGCGCTGGTGCCGCACGAGCTGAGTAACTACGAGAAAAAGCACACGCTGCTGACGGTCAAATCTGGCCTGACCGGCCTGGCGGTTGTGTCGGGGCGACGTAGTATCGGCTTTGAAGAGCGGCGGCGACTGGATCTTTATTATGTGCAAAACTGGAGTTTGTGGCTGGATATCACCATCCTCCTCAAGACCTGCCTGGTCATCTTTAAGAAGGAGTCGTGATGCGCGCCCAGCCGACCATCGCGATCGTTCATGACTGGCTGTATGGTGGCGGTGCCGAGCAGGTTGTTTTGGCGCTGCACCGGCTCTATCCTGACGCCCCAATTTATACCTCGTATTGCTCGAGAAGGTGGCGAGAGAAGCTTGATAACAAGGTGGTAACTGGTTATTTGCAGTATTGGCCATTTGCCCAGCTCAGGCGACTACTGCCGGTACTCAGGCAGCGGTGGTTTGCGCGGCTGGATCTCGAGCAATTTGATATTATTATTTCTAGTTCTGGCAATGGCGAGGCCAAGTTTATCCGAACCACCCGCCCCAACCAACGGCACATTTGTTATTGTCATACGCCGACGCATTTTTATTGGCGGCACTACCAAGAATACCTGCGTCGACCGAGCTTTCGACCGCGGTGGCTGGCGCGACTGGGCCTGCGGCTACTGGTCCGACCTCTCAGGCGACGTGATTATCAGGCGGCGCAGCGGGTTGATGTTTTCTTGGCTAATTCCACCGCCATTCAAGCTGATATCAAGCAATTCTATGACCGAGACAGTATCGTCGTCTTTCCGCCGGTACAAACAACCAGCTTTATGGCGCTCGCAAAAACCAGGCCACGCTCCGTCACACTACCCACCCGGCCGCGCTGCCTGGTGTGGGGGCGACTGGTGCCGATGAAGCGGCTGGATTTGGTGATTGAGGCCTGTCAGCAACTTGGTTGGCCGCTCGACATCATGGGCGATGGGCCTGATCGCGAGCAGCTAGAGAAGCTGGCGGGCGAATCAACGCGCTTTCTTGGCTACGTCAGTGACGAGGCCCGGGCTGCCGCCATTCAACAAGCCGACTTATTTATCTTTACCGCCCACGAAGATTTTGGCGTCGCACCAGTTGAGGCCTTGGCCGCTGGACTGCCGGTGGTGGCCTACCAAGCTGGTGGCGCGCTGGATTATATCAGCCCCGGTAAGAATGGCTGGTTTTTCGCTGAACAAACAGTTGAGAGCTTGGTAGCAACGCTTCAAACACTGCCCGACCAGCGAGTCTCGCCGCGGGCCATCGCCGCCTCCGCCAAACCATTTGCCGAGCATGCCTTTACACTCGCTATAAAGAAAATTGTGACCAACGAAAGGAGGGGTGCTCATGCGCATCGCCATTGATGCTCGGACACTACGGACGAGCACTGGCCGTTACGTCGAACGGCTGATTCACTACTTACAAAAAATTGACGACAGGAATGACTATATTATCTTGCTCAAACCAAAGGACATGGACAGCTGGCAGGCTGATAACCCACGCTTTCAGAAAGTCGCCTGTCCATTTGCTGAATTCTCATTTGCCGAGCAACGGGGTTTTAAGAAACAACTGGAGGAGCTGCACCCAGATCTCGTGCACTTTGCAATGGTTCAGCAGCCCGTGTGGTACCGGGCCAGCCCGGTCGTTACCACCATGCAAGACCTGACCACCGTTCGATTCAGCAACCCCGACAAGAACCCGGTGGTCTTTTGGGTGAAGCAGCAAATTTATAAATGGGTCAATAAAAAAGTCGCCAGAAAGTCGGCTCATATCATCACTATTTCTGAATTTGTGAAGCGTGACTTGGTGGATTTTACCGGGGTCAGTCCAGACAAGATTACCGTGACACTTGAGTCCGCCGACGAGCTACCAAAGGGCAATGATCCGGTCAAAGAGCTGGTTGGAAAAAAGTTCATCATGTATATTGGCCGGCCGACACCGCATAAAAATCTGCGGCGGCTGATCGATGCATTTGCACTGTTACAGCAGAAACATCCTGAGTTGACATTGGCACTGGCTGGCAAAAAGGACGGTAACTACGCTCGCCATGAGGCATACGTTACTGAACGCGGTATCACAAATGTCGTCTTCACCGGTTTTGTGTCGGACGAGCAAATGCGCTGGATGTACGAGCATGCAGCCGTGTATTGCTTCCCGTCGCTGAGCGAGGGCTTTGGCCTGCCGGGCCTCGAAGCCATGCTACACGGCGCACCGGTCGCCTCGAGCACCGCCACTTGCCTACCAGAAACGCATGGCGAGGCGGCGCATTATTTTGATCCATATAGCGTCGAGGACATGGCGCGGGCAATTGACGAACTTCTGACTGACGAGAAACGACGCCATGACCTCATCAAGAAGGGTAAACAGCATGTCAAAACCTTCTCGTGGCAGCGAATGGCCGAGCAGACGTTGGCGGTGTATGAACAATATGGCCGCCAAGACACTAGCTCATAGGTCATAATCCAGCCCATCACATTAGGTACGTACGCCTGTAGTCATAACCGTTTAGGTTGCGTGGACTTCTGGGCTATTTTTGCAATTTCTTCGCGATGTCACCGCACTTAGCAGCCACATCTCGCCGCGCCACCAACACACCGTCTGGCGTATTGACCACCACTACATTGTCAAGGCCGATCACCGCCACCGGCTTATCCGGCTGCTCATTGCGAATATAGGTATTAGCGACATCGATGGTATGAATGTTGTCACCGTATGCGTAATTACCCGCCTCGTCCTTGGTCACCGCGTCGTGTAGATCCTTAAAATTACCGATGTCCATCCAGTCAAAGCTGGCTGACACCATGGCTAGTTTATGAGCCCTCTCGATCAGGGCGATATCGATCACTTGATTATCTAGCGCCAGGTATGTGTGATTATAAGCCTCGCTACCAAAGTCAGCAATTGACGCCAGCGTCTGATAATTCGACCACAAATCTGGAGCGCTCTGCTGCATTTCACGCATAAACACCTCGACCGAGCCAACGAAGTAGCCGCAATTCCACAGATAATTTCCCGACTCAACATACCGCTTCGCCGTCTCGTAATCAGGCTTCTCTTTGAACGACTCGACATTATAGACGCCCGCTTGAGCATCAATCACCCCATCGCGCTGAATATAACCAAAGCCAGTTGACGGGAAGGTCGGCTCAATGCCAATAAGCGTAATACAACCACGCTCGCGAGAAATGCGCGCTGCTGTAGCAAACGAGTGGGCAAACCCCTGGACGTCACGTACATTATGATCGGAATGAATAAAGGCAATCGGCTCAGTCCGGTCATGGTGGCGATTGATATAATCCAGGGCCAACACGATACAGTGCGCCGTTCCCCGCCGTCCCGGCTCGATCAAAAAGGCCTCGTCCGGTAGCTCCGGCAGCTGCGCCCGCAGCGCCCCGGCGTGGCTCGCCTCGGTCACCACGTAGATAGTATCGCCAAGCTTTCTGGCCCGGTCATAGGCTTGTTGGACCATGGTGCGCTCTGATGTGAGAGCTAATAGTTGTTTGGGTTGAGTGGAGGTTGAGAGTGGCCAGAGGCGCGTGCCTGAGCCGCCGGCGATAATGACGATAATCATAATGGTCATTATACAATATTCATCATCTCATGTATAATGAGGCTATGACAAAGATGCTAGTCACGGGAGGCGCGGGGTTCATTGGCTCGAATTTTGTGCATTATACCGTCAAACATAAGCCAGAATACGACATCACCGTTATCGACAAACTAACGTATGCGGGTAATCGCGCTAATTTACAGCCAGTGGCTGACCAGATCGACTTTGTGGAAGGTGATATTTGCGACGCAGAGTTGATGGATAAATTAGTGGCTGAAAATGATATCATCGTGCATTTCGCCGCCGAAAGCCATAATGATAATTCTCTGCGCAACCCGCGGCCGTTTGTCGAAACCAACGTGGTCGGTACTTACACAATTCTTGAAGCTATCCGCAAGCACGGTAAGCGCCTACACCACATCTCGACCGACGAAGTGTTTGGCGACTTGGAACTCGACGATCCAAACCGCTTCACTGAAGATACGCCGTACAATCCGTCCAGCCCCTACTCCAGCACCAAAGCATCTAGCGATATGCTGGTACGTGCTTGGGTTCGCAGCTTCAATGTCAAAGCGACAATTTCCAATTGTTCCAACAACTACGGCCCCTACCAACACATCGAAAAATTTATTCCGCGCCAAATCACCAATATCTTGAGCGATATCAAGCCCAAGCTGTACGGCACTGGCGAGCAAGTTCGCGACTGGATTCATGTCGATGATCATAATGCTGCCGTCCATCTCATCCTAGAAAAAGGCAAACTGGGCGACACCTACATCATTGGTGCCGACAACGATCACGTCAACAACAAGATGGTGATTGAACTGATTTGCGAGCTGATGGGTAAAGGTAAAGATTGGTACGAGCACGTCAATGACCGCCCCGGCCACGACATGCGTTATGCCATGGACTCCAGCAAACTACGCCGCGAACTAGGTTGGCGGCCTGAATACACCGATAACCAAACTGGCATGCACGACGGTCTACTGCAAACCATTGAATGGTACCGCGATCACGAAGATTGGTGGAAAGCGCAAAAAGAGGCCGTTGAGGCAGCTTATGCAAAGCAGGGGCAATAGAGAATGGTTGCTACAAAAGATATATATTCTCAGCGCGAAATGAACTTTTGCCGACGATGCGGCACAGCACTGAATCAAACATCTGGCGGGTTTTGGGTCTGCGATAATCAGCATAGTATTTTTAACAATCCCCTGCCAACTGCTGGGGTATTCTTTTTGACATCTGACAGACAACATGTCGTATTGTCCCGGCGAGCTATTAATCCCGGTAAGGGTATGGTTGATTGTATCGGTGGTTTCCTAGAAGCGGGTGAAAGCATTGAGGATGCTACACATCGTGAAATCACCGAAGAAACAGGGCTAACGAAAGAATGGTATAGCCCGCTCACCTACTTCTGCTCAGTACCTGCGACCTATCATTTCCAGGGTGAAGACCTACCAGTCCTCACC
Encoded proteins:
- a CDS encoding glycosyltransferase, with the translated sequence MKAATIPQPLARSRHLAATESQPAFRAIARPFIDVVVPVLNEEKILQQSITTLDEYMAKRLPYRYQITIADNGSQDKTLEIAKNLAEKHQSVQVVSLAERGRGRALKQVWQNSPADILTYMDVDLSTSLDDFLPMIQPLVAGEAGVAIGSRLMKDSRTSRGVKREFISRCYNKIIKWTSRTKFSDAQCGFKAIRRDVAAKFLPKIKDNEWFFDTELLIKTERAGVPIHEQPVTWIEDTDSRVKIVKTAVDDLKGLYRVNKELDKRSWFDKWTLPVLLVLTGGLYLFGALHNGMANSYYAAAVQAASQDWTAWLFGSLDAANYVSIDKPPLATMVMGLSTRLFGFSSFSMLLPSVLAGVGSVWLVYGAVKRQFGFTSAVIAGATLMLTPVAALMFGFNNPDAILTLMLTASGYAFLRSLEGKRPLLWLGLAGLFTGLAFNAKMLQGLMVLPAMVLVYLVFAKPPIVTRFLHVMFAGVITTMSTLWWSVLVWLTPAGSRPWVGSTNDNNIWSLIFGYNGLGRLLGGRGGGGGTPPRGGADGAAALQTAGNTTQTMADGAGMMPGGMGGGPGGGHGPGGTGFGGQTGIFRIFNNDFGPNIAWLLVLALAGGGLMLWILRKTPRTNRGRAAVIFWMLWLLIHIMIFSMTSGVIHPYYVVVMAPAVAALVGISLPFLWGAYTRRKPYAWLLPVLVGVTAVIAVIILGYAGTMTWLIWTVGLLGLAGMIGLLVNLYVPRRWLQNLAIITAISACTLAPTVYTLATVNVAHTGSIPTAGPSSTAMRGSNNESSQANSQLVQYLVEHQHGATWLVAVASANESAAIQLTSGHPVMAVGGFNGSDTPLTLEQFKQLVKVGKVRYYASSSHSRGGGGPGGGNNEITTWVKQTGTVVNYGGSDVTLYELSRE
- a CDS encoding TIGR02391 family protein codes for the protein MKKSAQIRLLKAQIDKIDDLERAENYDNYKSWHTQTKLLLREVLGESSEVQEFNMLSDGHGAVVNCNPDINARLRAKTYFRNLKKCRSLLIGILEFLESKKVSNTEEPISTQALGNLHKNVKQKCSKLYTDEHYPEAVEKSFKVVRDRLRELTTYETGSEAFGKGGLYIKGASAENVDNDFQSAVKFLTMAIDRFRNEKSHTSDGNINDPVRAYEYLTLSSLAMRLLDNSEVRKKNEQSKRQNFNKITTLNRQQTIALDILQMFILRLFGSMTDLRELAVVRHMGGSTIHPLGSVSNPELLKELNDIDSGELEANLDEMVSLGLLTHEYSSRGTPKYKLAKRGCDIIKQHPELSTGR
- a CDS encoding GtrA family protein, with translation MTIRKQLTTFTAIGVLNTAIDIAIYTLLIWLTAPLLLAVIISTTAGMVCSYVLNRRFTFKTDRQPIVQFICITLTGLWVLQPVVIWLLVQLFGITSTFGLIMAKLASTSVSPAWNFAWYRIVFQGTKKKHLPRSAFSWLRGRGSNPRPIG
- a CDS encoding exopolysaccharide biosynthesis polyprenyl glycosylphosphotransferase, which gives rise to MKKNSDFYFKLVLIGLDVLALVGAFTAAYIMRVSLDTRPFHVQIGALEFITSIVLMLPLWVVLFSFFGLYDREHYIHPLREFWRLGMAAVCGIMMMISFSFFSNTPLFPAKMVVIYALIISFVILLILRSAANIVRLHLLRKNIGIKRVALVGNAESTRTLAEFISAHPSTGFHLSAIVSKDELIPPRLKGLRRSTLASALTRDKIDAIIQTDTTRSEAHYNLAEQHYLDFYQAPALDGLMTARHTVEIINSVPLAYIHPTPLATGYGRVVKRLMDLIGATIGIIVTSPIMLLVAIAVKLGDPRGPVLMHGQQRRRLTQFNRPFKVYKFRSHYAKFDGKTDEEVFTMIGKPELIDEYRQNGDRLNHDFRVTPVGRFIRRFSLDELPQLFNVIKGDISLVGPRALVPHELSNYEKKHTLLTVKSGLTGLAVVSGRRSIGFEERRRLDLYYVQNWSLWLDITILLKTCLVIFKKES